From a single Polynucleobacter asymbioticus QLW-P1DMWA-1 genomic region:
- a CDS encoding acetolactate synthase 3 catalytic subunit, protein MNTSSAEFLATKANKDTTNTNTEAAPPEMIGAEMLVHALHKEGVEFVWGYPGGSVLFIYDEIFKQDKFEHILVRHEQAAVHAADGYARATGKVGVALVTSGPGVTNAVTGIATAYTDSIPMVIISGNVPTYAIGEDAFQEADTVGITRPVVKHNFLVKDVRDLPLVLKKAFHIAQTGRPGPVLIDIPKDVSAAKAPFVYPETLEMRSYNPVVKGHSGQIRKAVALLQEAERPYIYTGGGIILADAAPELKEFADLLGYPVTNTLMGLGGFPGTSPQFLGMLGMHGTYEANMAMQHSDVLIAIGARFDDRVIGNTEHFASHPRKIIHIDIDPSVISKRVKVDVPIVGNLKEVLVEMTAQLKAAGPRKNGEKLAAWWEQINEWRKKDCLKYDEASQIVKPQYVVQKLWELTGGDAFITSDVGQHQMWAAQFYKFDQPRRWINSGGLGTMGVGLPYAMGIKKAFPDKDVFAITGEGSIQMCIQELSTCKQYNTPVKIVSLNNRYLGMVRQWQELTYNKRYSSSYMDSLPDFVKLAEAYGHVGMRIEKKSDVEGALKEAIRLKDRTVFMDFQTDPEENVWPMVQAGKGITEMLLGSEDL, encoded by the coding sequence TGGGGTTACCCAGGTGGGTCCGTTCTCTTTATCTATGATGAAATTTTTAAACAAGATAAGTTCGAACATATTCTCGTTCGCCATGAACAGGCAGCTGTTCATGCGGCTGATGGCTATGCGCGCGCAACCGGTAAGGTTGGCGTTGCATTAGTCACTTCGGGACCAGGTGTAACGAACGCAGTTACTGGCATTGCCACTGCCTACACTGATTCGATCCCGATGGTGATCATCAGCGGTAATGTGCCAACCTATGCGATTGGTGAGGATGCTTTCCAAGAGGCAGATACCGTTGGTATTACACGCCCAGTGGTGAAACATAACTTCCTAGTGAAGGATGTGAGAGATCTACCTTTGGTATTAAAGAAGGCTTTTCATATCGCTCAGACCGGTCGACCTGGCCCTGTATTAATCGATATTCCTAAAGACGTTTCAGCAGCAAAAGCCCCGTTTGTTTATCCGGAAACTTTGGAAATGCGCTCCTATAACCCAGTTGTTAAAGGGCATAGCGGACAAATCCGAAAGGCTGTAGCGCTGTTGCAAGAAGCCGAGCGTCCATACATCTACACCGGTGGTGGCATTATCTTGGCAGACGCAGCGCCTGAATTAAAAGAATTTGCTGACCTTCTGGGGTATCCAGTAACCAATACCTTGATGGGTCTTGGTGGCTTTCCAGGAACCAGCCCCCAGTTTTTGGGCATGCTCGGTATGCATGGCACTTACGAAGCCAATATGGCGATGCAACACAGTGATGTGTTGATTGCGATTGGCGCACGTTTTGATGACCGTGTGATTGGAAATACAGAACACTTTGCAAGTCATCCGCGCAAGATTATTCATATTGACATTGATCCATCTGTGATTTCTAAGCGTGTGAAGGTCGATGTTCCCATTGTTGGCAATCTCAAAGAGGTATTAGTAGAGATGACTGCCCAGTTGAAAGCTGCCGGCCCACGCAAGAATGGCGAGAAGCTTGCCGCTTGGTGGGAGCAAATCAACGAGTGGCGCAAAAAAGATTGCTTGAAATATGACGAAGCTTCTCAAATTGTTAAGCCGCAGTATGTCGTTCAAAAGTTATGGGAACTGACAGGCGGCGATGCATTCATCACGTCTGACGTAGGTCAGCATCAAATGTGGGCTGCTCAGTTCTACAAATTTGATCAGCCACGTCGTTGGATTAACTCTGGTGGTCTTGGCACTATGGGTGTTGGTTTGCCATATGCCATGGGTATTAAGAAAGCATTTCCGGACAAGGATGTATTTGCCATTACCGGTGAAGGCTCAATTCAGATGTGTATTCAGGAACTTTCTACCTGTAAGCAATACAACACTCCTGTAAAGATTGTTTCTTTAAATAACCGTTACTTAGGTATGGTTCGTCAGTGGCAGGAGTTAACTTATAACAAGCGTTATTCCAGCTCTTATATGGATTCTTTGCCTGATTTCGTGAAATTAGCTGAAGCCTATGGTCACGTTGGCATGCGTATTGAGAAGAAGTCTGATGTTGAAGGTGCTCTTAAAGAAGCGATTCGTTTGAAAGATCGCACTGTATTTATGGACTTCCAAACCGATCCAGAAGAAAACGTTTGGCCTATGGTTCAAGCGGGTAAAGGTATTACTGAAATGCTTTTGGGTAGTGAGGATCTGTAA
- the ilvN gene encoding acetolactate synthase small subunit — protein sequence MRHIISVLIENEPGALSRVVGLFSARGYNIDTLSVAPTEDPSLSRMTIVTFGSDDVIEQITKHLNRLVEVVKVFDLSEGPHIERELMMIKVRAVGKEREELKRTTDIFRGRIIDVTDKSYTIELTGDGAKLDAFIDSIDRASILETVRSGGSGIGRGERILKV from the coding sequence ATGCGACATATTATTTCTGTATTAATTGAGAATGAGCCGGGCGCGTTATCCCGCGTAGTGGGTCTATTCTCAGCGCGTGGCTACAACATCGATACCTTAAGTGTTGCGCCAACTGAAGATCCATCCTTATCTCGCATGACCATTGTTACCTTTGGTTCTGATGACGTTATTGAACAAATCACCAAGCACTTGAACCGTTTGGTTGAAGTGGTTAAGGTATTTGATTTAAGCGAAGGCCCACACATTGAGCGTGAGCTCATGATGATTAAAGTGCGCGCCGTTGGAAAAGAACGTGAAGAGCTCAAACGTACTACCGATATCTTCCGCGGTCGCATCATCGATGTGACTGATAAGAGTTACACCATTGAGTTAACTGGTGATGGTGCCAAATTGGATGCCTTTATTGATTCGATCGATCGCGCATCAATTCTTGAAACTGTCCGTTCGGGTGGTTCAGGAATTGGACGTGGAGAGCGCATCCTCAAGGTTTAA